The Phoenix dactylifera cultivar Barhee BC4 chromosome 9, palm_55x_up_171113_PBpolish2nd_filt_p, whole genome shotgun sequence genome window below encodes:
- the LOC103722035 gene encoding auxin-responsive protein SAUR71, with the protein MKRLIRRLSKVADSSQYRPLRAGKEEGGGGGGRRRRVPEGHVPVYVGEEMERFAVRAELLGRPAFVELLRRSAQEYGYDQRGVLRIPFPVPLFRQVLFFLASGGAGGGGDLTLEELFLSLPDEIRPGPSPRR; encoded by the coding sequence ATGAAGAGGTTGATCAGACGGCTGTCGAAGGTGGCGGACTCGTCGCAGTACAGGCCGCTGAGggcggggaaggaggaggggggaggaggcggggggaggcggaggagggtgCCGGAGGGGCACGTGCCGGTGTACGTGGGGGAGGAGATGGAGAGGTTCGCGGTGCGGGCGGAGTTGCTGGGCCGGCCGGCCTTCGTGGAGCTCCTCCGACGGTCGGCCCAGGAGTACGGCTACGACCAGCGGGGCGTCCTCCGCATCCCCTTTCCCGTTCCCCTCTTCCGCCAGGTCCTCTTCTTCCTCGCCTCCGGtggcgccggcggcggcggcgatctCACCCTCGAGGAGCTCTTCCTGTCCCTCCCCGACGAGATCCGGCCCGGTCCGTCTCCCCGTCGTTAG